A single window of Pseudoduganella plicata DNA harbors:
- a CDS encoding NADH-quinone oxidoreductase subunit A, with product MNLENYFPVLLFLLVGIGVGVVPQVLGRLLGPHKPDAAKLSPYECGFEAFEDARMKFDVRYYLVAILFILFDLETAFFFPWGVSMRELGWQGFVTMMIFIAEFVVGFWYIWKKGALDWE from the coding sequence GTGAACCTCGAAAATTACTTCCCCGTACTTCTGTTCCTCCTTGTCGGCATCGGTGTCGGCGTAGTTCCCCAGGTGCTTGGCCGTCTGCTTGGTCCGCACAAGCCCGACGCGGCGAAACTGTCCCCCTACGAGTGCGGCTTCGAAGCCTTCGAAGACGCCCGCATGAAATTCGACGTGCGTTACTACCTCGTCGCAATCCTGTTTATTTTGTTCGACCTGGAAACTGCATTCTTCTTCCCGTGGGGCGTCTCCATGCGCGAACTGGGCTGGCAGGGCTTCGTTACGATGATGATCTTCATCGCCGAATTCGTTGTCGGTTTTTGGTATATCTGGAAGAAAGGTGCCCTTGATTGGGAATAA
- the secG gene encoding preprotein translocase subunit SecG translates to MNTLFNLVVVVQVVSALAIIALVLLQHGKGADMGAAFGSGASGSLFGATGSSNFMSKSTAVAAAIFFAATLGLSALATQRTSGGTSVLSNITAPVTGSAAIPAANAPVAPATTAPAAPAAQAPAAPAPAVTTPAPAPAPSNSAPSNTVPK, encoded by the coding sequence ATGAACACCTTGTTCAATCTGGTCGTCGTAGTACAGGTCGTCTCCGCGCTGGCAATCATTGCCCTCGTGCTGCTGCAACACGGCAAGGGTGCCGACATGGGCGCCGCCTTCGGCTCCGGCGCGTCCGGCTCCCTGTTCGGTGCGACGGGCTCGTCGAACTTCATGTCGAAGTCGACGGCCGTGGCCGCGGCGATCTTCTTCGCCGCCACGCTGGGCCTGTCCGCACTGGCAACGCAGCGCACGTCCGGCGGCACGAGCGTGCTGTCGAACATCACGGCACCCGTGACCGGCTCGGCCGCGATCCCTGCCGCGAACGCACCGGTCGCACCTGCAACGACGGCGCCAGCGGCGCCTGCCGCCCAGGCTCCGGCCGCGCCGGCACCTGCCGTGACGACGCCTGCGCCTGCGCCTGCGCCGTCCAACAGCGCGCCATCGAACACTGTTCCGAAGTAA
- the tpiA gene encoding triose-phosphate isomerase yields the protein MRRKLVIGNWKMNGSLAANSVLLRGIVAGFAARNTDCGVCAPAPYLAQCQSELTGTPVAWGAQDVSAYAAGAYTGEVAASMLHEFGCRYVLCGHSERRAYHQENNEVVAQKVLAALNAGLTPVVCVGETLAQREAGRTNIVVCAQLQAVLDVLEASAVEKILLAYEPVWAIGTGKTATPAMAQEVHAMLRKQVAERNPQAAANMQILYGGSMKPENAKDLLAQCDIDGGLIGGAALKVADFLAIVHAAG from the coding sequence ATGCGACGCAAACTGGTCATCGGCAACTGGAAAATGAACGGCAGCCTTGCCGCGAATTCGGTATTATTACGCGGGATCGTGGCAGGCTTCGCCGCCCGGAATACCGATTGCGGCGTCTGCGCGCCAGCGCCTTATCTGGCACAATGCCAGTCCGAGCTGACAGGCACGCCTGTCGCATGGGGTGCGCAGGATGTTTCCGCCTATGCCGCCGGCGCCTACACGGGTGAAGTGGCGGCATCGATGCTGCACGAATTCGGCTGCCGCTATGTGCTGTGCGGCCATTCCGAGCGTCGCGCGTACCATCAGGAAAACAACGAAGTCGTCGCGCAAAAAGTGCTGGCGGCGCTGAACGCCGGCCTGACGCCGGTCGTCTGCGTTGGCGAAACGCTGGCGCAGCGCGAAGCGGGGCGCACCAATATTGTCGTATGCGCGCAACTGCAGGCCGTGCTCGATGTGCTGGAAGCGTCCGCTGTCGAGAAGATCCTGCTGGCGTACGAACCTGTCTGGGCCATCGGCACAGGCAAGACGGCCACGCCGGCCATGGCGCAGGAAGTGCATGCCATGCTGCGCAAGCAGGTGGCCGAGCGCAATCCGCAGGCGGCGGCGAACATGCAGATCCTTTACGGCGGCAGCATGAAGCCGGAGAATGCGAAGGATTTGCTGGCGCAGTGCGACATCGATGGCGGTTTGATCGGTGGCGCGGCACTGAAGGTGGCGGATTTCCTCGCGATCGTGCACGCGGCCGGCTGA
- a CDS encoding NAD(P)H-quinone oxidoreductase, with product MRAIEITKPGGPEVLQLCQRPMPEAKAGEVRIRVHAAGINRPDVFQRQGNYAPPPGASDLPGLEVAGEIIDGDVANSGFKVGDMVCALVQGGGYAEVVTAPVEQCLPVPHGLSPLEAASLPENYFTVWSNVFDRARLGAGESLLVQGGTSGIGVTAIQLASALGNRVFATAGSEDKARACEQLGAERGINYRHEDFAAVVKQLTGDNGVDVILDMVGGDYLEREINCLADDGRIAIIALLGGSRGTLDMGQVLRRRLTITGSTLRPRSVAFKGAIARQLREKVWPLFEDGRIKPVIYESFPLEQAADAHALMESSTHVGKIMLQVIKP from the coding sequence ATGCGCGCGATCGAGATCACCAAGCCGGGCGGACCCGAGGTTTTGCAGCTGTGCCAGCGGCCCATGCCGGAAGCAAAGGCCGGGGAGGTGCGCATCCGGGTGCACGCGGCCGGCATCAACCGGCCGGACGTGTTCCAGCGCCAGGGTAACTATGCGCCGCCGCCGGGGGCGTCGGACCTGCCGGGGCTCGAAGTAGCGGGCGAAATCATCGACGGCGACGTGGCCAACTCCGGCTTCAAGGTCGGCGACATGGTCTGCGCGCTGGTGCAGGGCGGCGGCTATGCCGAGGTGGTGACGGCGCCCGTGGAGCAGTGCCTGCCGGTGCCGCACGGGCTGTCGCCGCTGGAGGCCGCTTCGCTGCCGGAAAACTACTTTACGGTCTGGAGCAATGTGTTCGACCGGGCCCGGCTGGGCGCCGGCGAATCGCTGCTGGTGCAGGGCGGCACGTCCGGCATCGGCGTGACCGCCATCCAGCTGGCCAGTGCATTGGGCAATCGCGTGTTTGCGACCGCCGGCAGCGAAGACAAGGCGCGTGCCTGCGAGCAGCTGGGCGCCGAGCGCGGCATTAACTATCGCCACGAGGACTTCGCCGCCGTCGTCAAGCAGCTGACGGGCGACAACGGTGTCGACGTCATCCTGGACATGGTCGGCGGCGACTACCTGGAACGCGAGATCAACTGCCTGGCCGACGACGGCCGTATCGCCATCATCGCACTGCTGGGCGGCTCCAGGGGCACGCTGGACATGGGACAGGTGCTGCGGCGCCGGCTGACCATCACCGGCTCCACACTGCGACCGCGCTCGGTTGCGTTCAAGGGCGCGATTGCGCGGCAGCTGCGCGAGAAAGTCTGGCCGCTGTTCGAGGACGGGCGCATCAAGCCCGTCATCTACGAAAGCTTCCCGCTGGAGCAGGCGGCCGACGCGCACGCGCTGATGGAGTCTTCCACGCACGTCGGCAAGATCATGCTGCAGGTGATCAAGCCGTGA
- a CDS encoding PAAR domain-containing protein, with amino-acid sequence MANVIRLGDRTSHGGKVVKVTATHFTVDGIAVARVGDVCSCPVKGHDNCTVAEGDPHHVIDGISVAYEGHKTSCGATLVASTRVFSKG; translated from the coding sequence ATGGCCAACGTCATCCGGCTTGGCGACCGTACGTCTCACGGCGGCAAGGTGGTCAAGGTGACTGCGACCCATTTTACGGTCGACGGTATCGCCGTCGCCCGGGTTGGCGATGTGTGCAGTTGCCCGGTGAAGGGCCATGACAATTGCACGGTTGCCGAAGGCGACCCGCACCACGTTATTGATGGTATTTCGGTCGCCTATGAAGGACACAAGACTAGTTGCGGCGCTACGCTGGTCGCCAGTACCAGAGTCTTCTCGAAAGGGTAG
- a CDS encoding T6SS immunity protein Tli4 family protein, producing the protein MNLIRSVSFGFLAISCVSLTACNYRSPQYGAPNMTALTPRLQTAFEKTKTVCFGRFMVDVPESAIVAWGHASMVLGIDFYQGGANAVMVEAMEFSKELKATEALYHDNISMFITEEDSIQPPGRIITGLESFDALNGLQIKGYYRWGEDGLVVSARPLRDDLAETVAEIKSITQRLRSREEHEIPMEPGNCLEYSFLRDKAVADAEPPIEHVRIGFRLKEFPDTHLSIYIAPPNPYNAESDTLEWQLEKLEKEHTAESSNHPLLKTKYFRRGPRQIHEWSNGWEALSRSPDQPGVHGIHDFVMDVKGVLKDVYKPYADIKMQTGVADNAAGAVKPSLTDDEAVAVWDRITSSIRVRPTTAPGTTAAGSPTPREPLGAVAATGKRCPQDGWWEPTETGLPQGGRREKFKAGQTLPPLVMAGPQSWWQKIRGERPAFSAATVWKLVAYDDKAAATNAAATKSPEREN; encoded by the coding sequence ATGAATTTGATTCGATCAGTTAGCTTTGGTTTTCTCGCCATTTCATGCGTGAGCCTTACCGCCTGCAACTACCGCTCGCCACAGTATGGAGCCCCAAATATGACCGCCCTCACGCCCCGTCTGCAGACCGCCTTTGAAAAAACCAAAACGGTTTGTTTTGGCCGTTTTATGGTTGACGTTCCCGAATCCGCTATCGTTGCCTGGGGGCACGCCTCCATGGTGCTTGGTATTGATTTTTACCAAGGAGGGGCGAATGCAGTGATGGTGGAAGCGATGGAATTTTCTAAGGAACTAAAGGCTACTGAAGCCTTGTATCACGATAATATTTCTATGTTCATCACGGAGGAAGACTCCATACAGCCTCCGGGAAGGATCATCACCGGCCTGGAATCATTTGATGCACTTAACGGATTGCAGATCAAAGGCTACTATCGTTGGGGAGAGGACGGCTTAGTAGTCTCGGCTCGGCCGCTTCGGGACGATCTGGCGGAGACTGTTGCGGAAATAAAGAGCATCACTCAGCGCCTGCGCTCGAGAGAGGAGCATGAGATACCTATGGAGCCAGGCAACTGCCTCGAGTATTCGTTCCTACGAGATAAGGCTGTCGCCGATGCAGAACCCCCGATCGAACATGTTCGCATCGGCTTCCGCCTGAAAGAATTTCCAGACACCCATCTGTCGATCTACATTGCGCCACCGAATCCATACAACGCCGAGAGCGACACCCTCGAGTGGCAGCTTGAGAAGCTGGAGAAAGAGCATACGGCGGAGAGCTCAAATCATCCTTTGTTGAAGACAAAATATTTTCGTAGAGGTCCGCGTCAGATCCACGAGTGGTCGAATGGATGGGAAGCCTTGTCGCGTTCGCCGGACCAGCCAGGCGTACACGGCATTCACGATTTCGTCATGGATGTGAAGGGAGTACTCAAGGATGTCTACAAACCCTATGCCGATATCAAGATGCAAACCGGCGTCGCCGACAACGCCGCCGGCGCCGTGAAACCCAGCCTGACCGACGACGAAGCGGTCGCGGTATGGGACAGAATCACCAGCAGCATCCGCGTTCGCCCGACCACTGCGCCGGGCACGACCGCAGCCGGAAGCCCCACGCCACGCGAACCTCTGGGTGCGGTTGCCGCGACGGGCAAGCGGTGTCCGCAGGATGGCTGGTGGGAACCGACCGAAACGGGGCTGCCGCAGGGCGGCCGTCGCGAGAAGTTCAAGGCCGGCCAGACGTTGCCGCCGTTGGTCATGGCGGGTCCGCAGAGTTGGTGGCAGAAAATCCGGGGCGAACGTCCCGCGTTCAGCGCGGCGACGGTGTGGAAGCTGGTAGCCTATGACGACAAGGCGGCGGCGACAAACGCAGCGGCAACGAAGTCGCCCGAGCGGGAGAACTGA
- a CDS encoding esterase/lipase family protein — translation MTKAEHALPAEQSGDAVCRAEGFATPEQDKKPQCARFLPKRVLPIIFVPGIMGSNLRMSAERQALLKRKNNIAWRPDNLGATDAYGASNEKPRDRQLALDPLCTTVDIYNPKGPPDISGDVRHDNVKLDSDFPSPFLVDDPPTMKERRTATQKARSRGWGEVYFKSYGELLQRMESRLNNTFADGQLRREWRDVVDADTTAWRPVPELPQAPLTEKELKEVATGCWFPVYAFGYNWLQSNGDSARAIAERINRVIKQLTKSGYECNQVIVVTHSMGGLVGRALVHPGIGKLQDSVAGMVHGVMPAIGAPAAYKRIRAGFEDPGLVSSPQGSIGAKVAGNHGDEVTAVLANSRGGLELLPSEAYGNGWLRVQHMGVELDSWPKQGDPYSEIYKTQGKWYSLLRPEWINPGGLDPREGGGTLKRTFDYLDLARGFHRKISSTFHATSYAHYGADAGRQSFGEVVWEISEYCADTTGWRDWPIVHDTKQGKLEVARWEKDKPNTPFSKRFNFGRPASIYATLLPPDAPGDQTVPAKSADYQLLSGKFKGVFRQTGYEHQSSCKDRHVIASTLYCIVRIAQQAKWVCVKEDKHEFDSIS, via the coding sequence ATGACCAAAGCAGAACATGCGCTGCCGGCTGAGCAAAGCGGCGATGCGGTTTGCAGGGCCGAAGGCTTTGCAACGCCGGAACAGGATAAGAAGCCCCAATGCGCGAGATTTCTGCCGAAGCGCGTCTTGCCGATAATTTTCGTGCCCGGGATTATGGGGTCGAATCTGCGGATGAGTGCGGAACGCCAGGCGCTGCTGAAGAGGAAAAACAACATTGCGTGGCGGCCGGATAATCTCGGTGCCACGGATGCCTACGGTGCGTCGAACGAAAAACCGCGAGATCGCCAGCTGGCGCTCGACCCACTGTGCACCACTGTGGATATTTACAATCCTAAAGGCCCGCCCGACATCAGTGGGGACGTGCGGCACGATAACGTCAAGCTCGACAGCGATTTCCCTTCCCCCTTTCTGGTCGATGATCCCCCTACGATGAAAGAGAGGCGTACGGCGACGCAGAAGGCAAGATCCCGCGGTTGGGGCGAAGTATATTTCAAGAGTTACGGCGAGCTGTTGCAGCGCATGGAATCGCGCCTCAACAATACCTTCGCTGATGGCCAGCTGCGGCGCGAATGGCGCGATGTGGTTGATGCCGATACCACTGCCTGGCGACCGGTGCCGGAGCTGCCGCAAGCCCCCCTTACCGAAAAGGAGCTGAAAGAGGTCGCCACTGGCTGCTGGTTTCCCGTCTACGCATTTGGCTATAACTGGTTGCAATCGAACGGCGACAGCGCCCGGGCGATAGCAGAGCGGATCAACCGCGTAATCAAGCAACTCACCAAAAGCGGTTATGAGTGCAACCAGGTTATCGTCGTGACGCATTCGATGGGCGGACTGGTCGGGCGCGCCCTGGTGCACCCAGGAATTGGCAAGTTGCAGGATAGCGTCGCCGGGATGGTGCATGGCGTGATGCCGGCAATCGGTGCACCGGCTGCCTATAAGCGGATCAGGGCCGGGTTCGAAGATCCTGGCCTTGTGAGTAGCCCACAGGGAAGTATTGGTGCGAAGGTGGCGGGCAATCACGGTGACGAGGTGACGGCGGTACTGGCGAATTCGCGCGGCGGGCTGGAACTGTTGCCCAGTGAAGCTTACGGAAACGGCTGGCTGCGGGTGCAGCACATGGGGGTGGAACTCGACTCGTGGCCGAAGCAGGGCGATCCGTACAGTGAAATTTATAAGACACAAGGCAAATGGTACTCGCTGCTGCGGCCGGAGTGGATTAATCCGGGCGGGCTAGATCCGAGGGAAGGCGGCGGAACGCTGAAAAGAACATTCGACTATCTGGATCTTGCTCGAGGATTTCACCGAAAGATATCCAGCACTTTCCACGCCACCAGTTACGCGCATTATGGCGCGGATGCCGGACGGCAGAGCTTCGGCGAAGTGGTCTGGGAAATCAGCGAATACTGCGCCGATACGACCGGCTGGCGGGACTGGCCCATCGTGCACGACACCAAGCAGGGCAAACTCGAAGTGGCGAGGTGGGAAAAGGATAAGCCCAATACGCCTTTTTCGAAGCGCTTCAATTTTGGGCGGCCGGCGTCGATCTATGCCACGTTGCTGCCGCCAGACGCGCCTGGCGATCAGACCGTACCCGCCAAATCGGCTGATTATCAGCTGCTAAGCGGCAAGTTCAAGGGAGTATTCCGTCAAACCGGCTATGAGCATCAGTCCAGTTGCAAGGACAGGCACGTGATTGCTTCAACGCTATATTGTATCGTTCGCATTGCCCAGCAGGCGAAGTGGGTGTGTGTAAAGGAAGATAAACATGAATTTGATTCGATCAGTTAG
- a CDS encoding type VI secretion system Vgr family protein — protein sequence MDLTELAATIVELSGAHRPIRLKTSQSNAALEDVLLVQHVSGTETLCGGLEYRLLCVSPRADLPLKQFIAAPVELQFVTDRGELRAVCGIVAQAAAGQSDGGLATYQLVVRDALAMMEHRTNTRVFRNCDELEITKVMVDEWRDTNAVLAGAFEVDWAHVTGSYPAREFTMQHNESDADFLRRLWKRRGIAWFVEPGQPSDSPDASMPVHRLVLFDDACSLAENVAGTIRYHRDAATEEHDTVTAWNPVRTLKPGNVTRSSWDHASARFRTSATPSCIDQGELGNQFALGLEDYLIDEPHPGDDGDHYRKLGDLRMQRHEFESKCFYGESSVRALRVGQWIGLAGHSEIDTHPEAERQFVITQLEIDAQNNLPKALSERVQRLFALSRWHSEAADNGLRQASRERDMRYTNWFSCVRRGIPIVPAFDARKDLPQPRLQTAIVVGPPGEEVYCNENGEVKVRIPGTRVQDHRHAGDAGASDTDRDSGWVRVASSWAGDRWGAIALPRVGDEVIVDFLGGDPDRPIIVARVYGGTAPPPAFSHTGALPANRFLAGIKSKEVQGVRCNQLRLDDTPGQINAQLSSDHGHSQLNLGWLTHPRSEGRGDARGEGAELRSDQAVAVRGAHGVLISAAGRPGAGGKQLDRAELTGLVEALRGVQQQLAELSQTHHADDTDGTGLAQLLGYLKQWEAGSNTEREGPGEGGKPVVAVSAPAGLAMSSQANVAIGAQAQVDLVSMGNTQLSVGKKLLARVSDSISLFAHRLGIKLIAASGKLELQTHGGDIEVTSAKRLVLTAIDEIVLQAPKLRFVAQGVQVDLGGGAITQQSSGDHTIKSSKFAHLGPGSSELPDVKLPASTANHDQQTVLRWVGTDEPMKNQRYRITTEDGRTIEGRTDSSGLTERFQSTIPFGRYTVEALDD from the coding sequence ATGGATCTGACGGAACTGGCAGCGACGATCGTAGAACTCTCCGGGGCCCATCGGCCTATCCGCCTGAAAACGTCTCAATCGAATGCGGCTTTGGAAGATGTTCTGCTGGTTCAGCATGTGAGCGGAACCGAAACCTTGTGCGGGGGGCTGGAATATCGGCTGTTGTGTGTGTCACCTCGTGCGGATCTGCCGTTAAAACAGTTCATCGCAGCGCCGGTTGAGCTGCAGTTCGTGACCGATCGGGGCGAGCTTCGCGCCGTCTGCGGCATCGTCGCGCAGGCTGCGGCCGGGCAGAGCGATGGCGGTCTGGCGACCTATCAGCTGGTGGTGCGCGACGCTCTGGCGATGATGGAGCATCGCACCAATACCCGCGTTTTCCGCAACTGCGACGAACTCGAGATCACGAAAGTTATGGTCGACGAATGGCGGGATACCAACGCTGTGCTGGCAGGGGCCTTCGAGGTCGATTGGGCGCATGTGACCGGCAGCTATCCGGCGCGGGAATTCACGATGCAGCACAACGAGTCCGATGCCGATTTCCTGCGCAGGCTGTGGAAGCGCCGCGGCATTGCGTGGTTCGTCGAGCCTGGGCAGCCCAGCGACTCGCCCGACGCGAGCATGCCGGTGCATCGGCTGGTACTGTTCGACGATGCCTGCAGCCTTGCAGAGAACGTCGCTGGCACGATCCGCTATCACCGGGACGCCGCTACGGAAGAGCACGACACGGTCACAGCCTGGAACCCGGTGCGTACCCTCAAACCCGGCAATGTCACGCGGTCGAGCTGGGATCACGCATCGGCGCGTTTCCGCACCAGTGCAACGCCATCGTGTATCGATCAGGGTGAGCTCGGCAATCAGTTCGCGCTCGGCCTGGAGGACTACCTGATCGACGAGCCCCACCCCGGTGACGACGGCGACCATTACCGCAAGCTCGGCGACCTGCGCATGCAGCGACACGAGTTCGAGTCGAAATGCTTTTACGGTGAAAGCAGCGTTCGCGCTTTGCGTGTGGGCCAGTGGATCGGTCTGGCCGGCCATTCCGAGATCGATACCCATCCGGAGGCGGAGCGCCAATTCGTTATCACCCAGCTCGAGATCGATGCGCAGAACAATCTGCCCAAGGCGCTCAGCGAGCGCGTCCAACGTCTGTTTGCATTGAGCAGATGGCACAGCGAAGCCGCCGATAACGGCCTGCGGCAGGCCAGCCGGGAGCGCGACATGCGCTATACCAATTGGTTTTCCTGCGTCCGCAGGGGAATACCGATCGTTCCGGCTTTCGATGCGCGCAAGGACCTGCCGCAACCTCGATTACAGACCGCGATCGTTGTCGGTCCGCCGGGCGAGGAGGTCTACTGTAATGAGAATGGCGAAGTCAAAGTGCGAATTCCCGGCACCAGGGTACAGGATCACCGCCACGCCGGAGATGCCGGCGCCAGCGATACGGACCGCGACTCGGGCTGGGTACGCGTAGCCAGCAGCTGGGCCGGCGATCGTTGGGGGGCGATAGCGCTGCCGCGAGTCGGTGACGAGGTCATTGTCGACTTCCTGGGCGGCGATCCCGACCGGCCGATCATTGTCGCGCGGGTTTATGGCGGTACCGCGCCGCCGCCTGCGTTCAGCCACACCGGCGCGCTGCCTGCGAACCGGTTCCTGGCGGGGATCAAGAGCAAGGAAGTGCAGGGTGTCCGCTGCAATCAACTACGGCTGGACGATACCCCTGGCCAGATCAATGCCCAGCTCTCATCGGATCACGGTCACAGCCAGCTGAACCTGGGCTGGCTGACGCATCCCCGCAGCGAAGGCAGGGGTGACGCGCGTGGCGAGGGCGCCGAACTGCGCAGCGACCAGGCCGTTGCGGTACGCGGCGCGCATGGCGTCCTGATCAGCGCCGCGGGGCGCCCTGGGGCCGGCGGCAAACAGCTGGACAGGGCTGAGTTGACAGGCCTGGTGGAAGCGTTGCGCGGCGTCCAGCAGCAATTGGCGGAGTTGTCGCAAACCCATCATGCCGACGATACCGACGGCACGGGTCTCGCACAGTTGCTGGGTTACCTGAAGCAATGGGAGGCCGGCAGCAACACTGAACGCGAAGGACCGGGCGAGGGCGGCAAGCCCGTCGTTGCGGTTTCAGCGCCGGCAGGTCTGGCGATGAGCAGCCAGGCCAACGTGGCGATCGGTGCGCAAGCCCAGGTTGATCTGGTCAGCATGGGCAACACGCAGCTGTCGGTCGGCAAGAAGCTGCTGGCGCGGGTGTCCGACAGCATCAGCCTGTTTGCCCACAGGCTCGGCATCAAGCTCATCGCGGCCAGCGGCAAGCTGGAACTGCAGACGCATGGCGGTGACATCGAAGTGACCTCGGCGAAACGTCTCGTGTTGACAGCCATCGACGAAATCGTGCTGCAGGCGCCGAAGTTGCGCTTCGTTGCGCAAGGCGTCCAGGTCGATCTGGGCGGCGGCGCCATCACGCAGCAAAGCAGTGGAGACCACACGATCAAGTCCTCTAAATTCGCTCACCTGGGCCCCGGCAGCAGCGAGCTGCCGGACGTAAAGCTGCCCGCCAGCACGGCAAACCACGATCAGCAAACGGTGTTGCGATGGGTCGGTACCGACGAACCGATGAAAAACCAGCGCTATCGCATTACGACGGAAGACGGCCGGACGATCGAAGGACGTACCGACAGCAGCGGTCTGACGGAGCGGTTTCAAAGCACAATTCCGTTCGGCCGCTACACCGTCGAAGCCCTGGATGACTGA
- a CDS encoding tetratricopeptide repeat protein, with protein sequence MKKLGQLIVAIGIALALHGNALAGFVEGATAYNNRNYAVAYKEILPLARAGSADAQHLLGLMYYMGRGVQQDYKQALAWHRKAAVQGKADAQYVVGAMYYTGNAVIQDHQQAVSWFRKAAEQGHAQAQQVLGLMYRYHIGGVPQDNVLAYMLWNLAAASGNANAAEQRASVIKQMTEEQIEEGQALSAAWKPGKPLPRSSRTGEGSRHAWAGHSQAISRPFEFRFLRLSVPRAGRHHLCRAPLLAPAYLFV encoded by the coding sequence ATGAAAAAACTCGGACAACTGATCGTGGCGATCGGCATCGCGCTGGCCCTGCATGGGAACGCACTTGCCGGTTTCGTCGAAGGCGCTACCGCGTACAACAACAGGAACTACGCGGTGGCCTACAAGGAAATCCTGCCGCTGGCACGCGCCGGCAGCGCCGACGCCCAGCATCTGCTGGGCCTGATGTACTACATGGGCCGCGGCGTGCAGCAGGACTACAAGCAGGCGCTGGCCTGGCACCGCAAGGCGGCGGTGCAGGGCAAGGCGGACGCGCAATACGTCGTCGGCGCCATGTACTACACGGGCAACGCCGTCATCCAGGACCACCAGCAGGCCGTCAGCTGGTTCCGCAAGGCGGCCGAGCAGGGCCACGCCCAGGCGCAGCAGGTGCTGGGCCTGATGTACCGCTATCACATCGGCGGCGTGCCGCAGGATAACGTGCTGGCCTACATGCTGTGGAACCTGGCCGCCGCCAGCGGCAACGCCAACGCCGCCGAACAGCGCGCCTCCGTCATCAAGCAGATGACGGAGGAGCAGATCGAGGAGGGACAGGCGTTGTCGGCCGCGTGGAAGCCCGGGAAGCCGTTGCCGCGCAGTTCGCGGACGGGGGAGGGTAGTCGGCATGCCTGGGCCGGGCACTCGCAAGCCATTTCCCGGCCATTTGAGTTCCGCTTCCTGCGGCTGAGCGTTCCGCGCGCCGGTCGCCATCACCTCTGCCGGGCGCCCTTACTGGCGCCCGCGTATCTCTTCGTGTAG
- a CDS encoding GIN domain-containing protein, whose translation MTTPIRPLPLIQTLMLWVLCSCTGLVAAQEAGEDRAVDNRIVRVRLDGIVDLRVRQGAVATLRISGDRRYLDKVTAEQSGDTLVLDTAIQGVRLNRPSLRAELVLPQLRELVSEGLGSSEVSGFKGDELDITLDGAGSMKLTSEYRRLRASLGGVGSMQLWVRDSDSVELDLRGAGYVTMGGRSRLLRASLGGLGGLNAQQFEAGSVSIDLSGLGNATVNARTNLDLNLSGLGSVIVYGKPLNRNVSVDGLGRVSWK comes from the coding sequence ATGACCACACCAATTCGCCCCCTGCCGCTGATCCAGACGCTGATGTTGTGGGTACTGTGCTCGTGCACGGGACTCGTGGCGGCGCAGGAAGCGGGAGAAGACCGGGCCGTGGACAACCGCATCGTCCGCGTCCGGCTGGACGGTATCGTCGACCTGCGCGTACGCCAGGGGGCTGTGGCCACTTTGAGAATCAGCGGCGATCGGCGCTATCTCGACAAGGTGACGGCGGAGCAGTCCGGCGACACGCTGGTGCTGGACACCGCCATCCAGGGCGTCCGGCTGAACCGGCCGTCGCTGCGGGCCGAGCTGGTGCTGCCACAACTGCGCGAGCTGGTGTCGGAGGGGCTGGGGTCGAGCGAAGTGTCGGGCTTCAAGGGCGACGAGCTGGACATCACGCTGGACGGCGCCGGCAGCATGAAGCTGACCTCGGAGTACCGACGCCTGCGTGCCAGCCTGGGCGGTGTGGGCAGCATGCAGCTGTGGGTCAGGGACAGCGACAGCGTCGAGCTGGACCTGCGCGGCGCCGGTTACGTGACGATGGGCGGGCGCAGCCGCCTGTTGCGTGCGTCGCTGGGCGGACTGGGCGGGCTCAATGCGCAGCAGTTCGAGGCCGGCTCCGTCAGCATCGACCTTTCCGGCCTCGGCAATGCCACCGTCAACGCGCGCACCAACCTCGACCTGAACCTGTCGGGACTGGGCTCCGTCATCGTCTACGGCAAGCCGCTCAACCGCAACGTCAGCGTCGATGGGCTGGGCCGCGTCAGCTGGAAGTGA